A DNA window from bacterium contains the following coding sequences:
- the metK gene encoding methionine adenosyltransferase produces the protein MKKGDFLLTSESVTEGHPDKVCDQISDAVLDEVIKQDKMGRVACETFITVGLVIVGGEITTTGYVNLNSLVRGVLKDIGYTDSKYGFNYENCGILNAIGMQSPDIAMGVDKGGAGDQGAMIGYACNESKELMPLPIMLAHKLTLRLAEVRKKKILGFIGPDGKSQVTVQYKNGKPVAVKRVVIATQHTEEILDKSGQKITNASKEKIKKEVIIPVLGKLYNSKETICSINETGKFVIGGPQSDTGMTGRKLIVDTYGANIPHGGGAFSGKDSTKVDRSAAYMARYLAKNIVAGKLAQECMIQLAYVIGLREPVSVFVDTKGTGKISDEKITKIIRDNFNLSPSEIIDYLKLRRPIFRKTATYGHFGRNDKDFTWEKTDKAKLFASKIKN, from the coding sequence ATGAAAAAAGGGGATTTTTTACTGACTTCCGAGTCGGTTACAGAAGGGCATCCTGACAAAGTTTGCGACCAGATTTCCGACGCAGTTTTAGATGAAGTGATAAAACAGGACAAAATGGGACGTGTTGCTTGCGAAACCTTTATAACTGTTGGACTTGTAATAGTTGGCGGAGAAATAACGACTACAGGATATGTGAACCTTAATAGTCTCGTGCGTGGAGTTTTAAAAGACATAGGTTATACGGATTCTAAATATGGTTTTAATTACGAAAACTGTGGGATATTAAATGCCATAGGTATGCAATCGCCGGATATTGCGATGGGCGTAGACAAGGGTGGTGCCGGTGACCAGGGAGCAATGATTGGATATGCCTGCAATGAAAGCAAAGAATTAATGCCGCTACCTATTATGCTCGCTCACAAATTAACTTTAAGATTAGCAGAGGTGCGTAAAAAGAAGATACTTGGTTTTATAGGACCGGATGGCAAGAGTCAGGTCACGGTGCAATATAAAAACGGCAAACCTGTTGCGGTTAAAAGAGTAGTTATAGCCACGCAACATACCGAAGAAATCTTAGATAAATCAGGACAAAAAATTACTAATGCTTCTAAGGAGAAAATAAAGAAAGAAGTTATTATCCCTGTCCTCGGTAAGCTTTATAACTCCAAGGAAACAATATGTTCAATAAACGAAACTGGTAAATTTGTTATCGGCGGACCTCAATCAGATACGGGTATGACGGGTAGAAAACTGATTGTTGATACATACGGAGCAAATATCCCGCATGGCGGTGGAGCTTTTTCCGGCAAAGATTCGACGAAAGTTGACCGTTCTGCGGCTTATATGGCAAGATACTTGGCTAAAAATATTGTTGCGGGCAAATTGGCGCAAGAATGCATGATTCAACTTGCGTATGTTATAGGTTTAAGAGAACCTGTTTCTGTTTTTGTAGATACAAAAGGAACAGGTAAAATTTCGGATGAAAAAATAACGAAAATAATCCGCGATAATTTTAATCTTTCCCCAAGTGAAATAATCGATTATCTAAAACTACGCAGACCAATTTTCAGAAAGACCGCTACATATGGGCATTTTGGTAGAAACGATAAAGATTTTACTTGGGAAAAGACAGATAAAGCTAAATTATTTGCAAGTAAAATTAAAAATTAA